Genomic segment of Primulina tabacum isolate GXHZ01 chromosome 11, ASM2559414v2, whole genome shotgun sequence:
aatgatataatcatcaccagatctcttgaaatatgtacaaagatctgcactGCAGTCtattgtatccaaggctcatgatataagaatcaaatctcttgtaccaacatctcggcgcctgtttgagaccatacagatatttgttcaacctgcaaaccaagttctctttgcctttttccgcaaaaccttctggctggaacatatagatttttttttcaagatCTACATGAAGAAATGCCGGGTCAAACACAACACATAATgacaacactactctgactgttgtaagtcgaaccacatgagaaaatatctcattgaagtcaatgccttctttttTAGCATACCCTTTTAACACCAACCTAGCACGATACTGCTTCATTTAGTTATtgtcatcacgcttgatcttatagacctatctatttccaatggctttcctatctcgtggtagtgtaacaagatcccaagttttattcttgtaTAATGCCTCCAATTTTTCTTGCATttctatcatccacaaggatacatccgagctttgagtagcctcgtggaaactcgatggttCACCATCctctaataataaaaaatatgcaatattaCTTTCAGTGACATTATCTGAAAGCCAaactggtggtcttctgtctcgagttgattGCCTCACACTGAAAACCTTGGACTCAACActttcttgttcttcgtgctctggtattacttcacaagaaatttgacttttttccgtcttattttccacctgaaatgtagcagtttctgaattcagtgtgtctttgtctccctttactttatcttcctcgaagataacatctctGCTGATGATAAGGTTGTGAACattaggatcccacaagcgaaacccctttactccatcagcataacccaagaagatacattttctaggatttcgaatccaacttcgatctttcttgttCATTGTACAGAATGTACACAGGACtttcaaatgtatgcaaatgagagtAATCTGTCGGCTTACCGGTCcatatctccatcggagtcttcagatcaatcgccactgaaggagaacgattgataatataacaagcggttttgactacttctgcccaaaatgacttgtctagacccgcagtccgcaacatagctcttgttctgtccaacaaggttctgttcatccgctccgtCACTctattctgttgaggtgtgtaagccatCGTGAACTGTCTTTTGTTGCGTTCATGTTGAAAATACGCATTAAATTCTTctctggtatattctcctcaattgtcagtcctcagacacttgattttcttttcagaatcaagttcaacacGCGCtgtgaaatctttgaagatctaaaaaacatctgatttcttcttgattggatacacccaacatctcctagaaaaatcatcaatgaacgagacaaaatATCTCggtcctcctagggatacaaccggtgcttgccaaacatccgaatgaatcagctccaatatacTTTTGCTTctggcagtagaagtgtcaaactttaatctgtgttgttttctggtaacacaatgctcacaaaaagctagtgacacttttgtaagtcccggcagcagcttctgttctgagagaattttcaaatttGGTTTTAatatatgcccgagctttctatgccataacactattaattcttctcctgaaccaattgatgcaacatctAGTTCtgtctctttgtgtgtttctcccaaaagtacatacatatTTGCAGTTactttttccgccttcataaccacaagcgcaaccttcacaattttcatgattcCATTCTCGATACgggttttgcacccgatgtcatccaatagccccaaggacaaaagattcttcgtcggtcctttcacatgtcgtatctcctgaatggtgcgaatggtgccatcaaacattttaattttgatagtaccgaccccagcgattttCAAGGTATGaccatttcccatgaatacagattctcctgagactggttcataatgatcaaaccattctctccgggacgtcatgtgccacgtcgctcctggatccataatccatgtgtcacaaaatttgtgcctgccttctgcaacagttgctgcttcgctgaataatatttcaacaCCGCCTGAAGTACTAGCCACATTTCCTTGAAAACTTTTCTAGATAcacgtacactctttcttgaagtgccctttaccgccacatttaaagcagtaaatatttttcttcttacttctcgacattgatctacctcgtctttggctcccattggagtcacggtccataaatcttcctcttatcatcagCAAAGCCTCTGTctgcttcgaagttaccaacctatcttccttgTTCTTGTGCCGGATTTCTTCTCTAAGAACCACatttaagacatcgtcgaatcttaataagcccataagaatattgttggttatgttgatgataagttgatcatatgaatctggtagactttgaagtagaagctctgcACGTtcatttttccttattttatgccccatggaagtgagttgggcaaatagagtatttagtgtgttgatatggtcggtcatcgatgaagattccgtcatccgaagagtataagccttctctttaggaaaatcatgttgtgtaacaacttgacctcgtacatctttgtcagagtatcccagataaattttgctgtttttatctcagagatgcTTGACAATACTTCATCTgatatagccaagtgtaaattggcaacagtattatcattcatctcattccactttccatcatctgtcatttccaccggtctatctccaatagccgcaagcaattctcctttcttaaaactgtttgtatctttatttttcataGCATAAAATTGATTTCGTTGAATTTTGCTATCTCGTACATGTCCGCTATTATGTCTACAAAAATTTAGTAGACTAGACAAAATAATCCCtccttaataaaaaaatctcaaaaaatattttctgtTGTGGAAGAttagtctaggctgcaaccacagatcatactcagaattttaagaaattttaaaccaaggctctgataccacttgttggtcccacgtgtggaatttgagataataaaatccgaaaataaagaataaactggacatcgagatttacgtggaaaacccctaaaaattattaggataAAAACCACAGGcaagatgaaaaaaattacaCTATAAtattgtggtgtacaactcactcactgtgtttccaaagagaacacgcACTCTTTTAATACTGGAGAACAAACATcttacaaatattatagaactaagaaCTCAAATGTTataggatgagagaaaactcgaagaatagatgatttcagaatgaataAGGGAGTTTTATTTATAGAGCATCTGTCGGTTTTCATACGTGTTTTCAGCATTGCACTGCCCAACCAATTCCCCTCAACTTCTATTAATAACTTAGCCGACATGCAATAAATGTGGCTGACAACACACCCACATACCTTGCTCCTTCAACTcttccataaaaaaattatactaACTTGCACCACAATGACGAATAATTTAACCGACATGCAATAAATGTGGCTGACAACACACCCGCATACCTTGCTCCTTCAACCCTTCCATAAAAAATTATACTAACTTGCACCACAATGAAAAACATAATCAAATTCACCCAAAAATGTTAAAACTTTATAGATCATATATACCATAAAATTTACGATAAGACATTTAATCAAACACATAgattgcaataaaaatcattgtAATATGTTTCAATTGGTTTCAATTGATACGTCAAATAGTGAAGCATCACTTGCCTTGAGTTTTAAAGTGAGTTGGTTCAAACTTTGAAACCCGGGGATCAAAGAACACCAGAAATAAGCTTGTTTTCTTCAATGATTTCAGAAAGTTTGTTGAGTgtggggttttttttttttttttttttttttgtgtaacATAAGCCCCACTAGGTTTTTTTTGTATCGGGGAAAGTAAATTAAAAGCTTGAGTCCtagtattttaattattcaagTAGAGGGTGGGTgtacatttttaaatttaataattgcttcccatttaaactttatttatgaTCCTAGTACATGTATCATTAAAACTttatactttttttttaaaatactttgatcGTTTTCTGGCCTCTTTTCTCCAGCAAAGTCTCAAACTCATCcctgaaaaattaaaaatttctctCGAATCCAGTTAGTAATAAAACTCATAAACTTTCAAATATTCAAATAACAAGTTAAATAAATTCAcagtttaaataaaaaaagtcaTGCGGGTTTTGTGAGTGATTTTGGGTGTTGCATTCTAGCatgattagttttttttttaatatatgatttgtgATTGTTAGGATCGAAAATATGTTAAGAGAGAGGTGAATAAATAAACACTTTAACGTTTTCTGGCAAGAACTTGAGCTAGCCCTCAAGCTGGCTCTAATAGTTGTTAGCTACCAAAACCTTTTTCTGGACTTGGCTAGATGTAGCTGGACATTTgaaaattctttttcaaaatGAGAAAAAGTCCGGCCGGATCTAGTGAATAGTTATATTTACTTGACTTCAATTTTAACAAGATGAGTTGGTAAAgtgcaaataataaataatacaaagaATTTTATGGATATtcaaagtttattttttttatgtctcTCATTCTTCCACTTAGGAAgaaattcactaaaagactttgtttTTACAACAACTTGTAACAATCCACTTTGGTCTAGAGTAATTCAATGTCTAACTGAAACTTTTAgtgcaaactcaacaaataaaaaattgtgttTGTATAAATCCTTCGATTCAACAGCTAATACAACACTCGTGTAGATTGCTTTCAATATACAGCTTGAGTGGTTGTGTGGCACTTGATGATCTGATTGAAGTTTATGCGAGTTCTGAGTGAGCTACTTGAGTATGGGCCAATAAGTGTGCTTGAAAACACTTAGGCAACACTCTCGGGCTTCTATATGTTCCGTGTTCTCCGAATGAATGAAAGTAATTTCTTTTAATAGTTGACTTTCTTCGCAGCGTTCAAATTCTTGTAACGTTAAATTTTTTGCTTTTATTCAAAGTAAAAACATCGTCTCTTGTCTCCCTTCTTTTCCTAGCTAGTACCCAATAATTAATGCTCATtggcattattccatatgtggAAAGAGACTGTTCTGAAATGTTGATCTTATGAGAAAGACTGCAGTGAGTCTTCGTCTCGAACACATCCATCTTGACTTCAGAATGGTTGGCTGGTCAAGTAAGCAATTCATCTAGAGATGTATGTCTTAGGTCTAGATAAGTAACTTGTCAGTGGAATAACTAGCTAAACAAGTCCAGCTAGGTCTTGAATGAAAAGGGATATCATCCAGCTTAAGTTGTCCAACTCGAGAGAGTAAATCAACTAGATCTGTAAATACACAAAATAGAAATTGTCCCTGAAACAGTTTGATAATATTTGTTATAGTTCAAAAATTGTTATTTGGAAAACAAATTAACAATGATACCACTATGTTAAACATGTAATTTGTAGAGATAATACGTGAATTTTCTTTTAAGTTGATAAGATATGGTAGTTATgagtaaaatataaatttattggtATCACAATGTCGGACTGCTAAAGACCTtaacttatatatatacacacaccaACTCCTATGAGACCATATCACGAGTAATATAGATCTCCTATATGATCCgactcatgaaaaattattattttttatgttaaaattattaattttcaatcTAGATATGAATCGAGTCGACATATATCATTGACATAAattcgtgagattgtctcacataAAATCTACTTTGCTAGCTAtaatatattgttaaattttggTCTAATAGTGAAAAAATaatgtcattttttattttttagaataCCTAAAATACCTCTATTTCTTATAACAATACCCCAAACATTTCATTCTTTATTCAACACAATCACATGATCACTGCTGAACTAagatatgtatctttggaataaaaatcagaaaaaaaaaatgcatttgatttttaatttttccatatttaatttccatttttttaaaagatatttatatgtaaaaaaataattgttAAAATATGCAATGCAATAACTAGTCTTACACTATGTATTAAAGTTGAGTCTAATGGATGCACAATAATATCATAGTCTATTTTGTAAAATTTCTAAAATACCCTTACTCTTATAACAATACCTCAACCACATCATCATTGATTATCTGGGATCTTTATCTTTgggataaaaaaattaatttatgaaatcatgaaaaaaaaattaaatttttaaattttcaattttccaaattaatttctaattttttgACAAGAGTAGTTGTATATATAGATTGTATAAGCTCACAAAACGTACATATGAGtactaatatatattaaaatcacTTAAATCTAGGGATCATAATTGATTATTGatacaaattataaacaagatattttaaatttgatttttaaaatttctaaatttaatttctaTTCTTTTAACCagagtatttatatatatatatatatatatatatatatatgtatatatataaaataaaatagattgTTAATGCAAGtgcaaaattaattaaatacaaggAAGGAAATAGGAAGGGGAgattgattaattaaattagttgctCTGCACATCCGatgtgtatatataattttttttattattacagATAAACTAAAATGAAATTTAacaattgatatttgaattgttgaaataaaaaaaataaaaatacgtgTTGAAATTAAAAAGTTAGTGTCCCATCGGTCTTAATATAATAGGATAGATAAGTGATAAACAAAATgaatagaaaataaaataaataaataattgaagggTGAAAGAAAAATTGACTCCAGTCCCGTCTGGCAACAAAAAATGGCAAAGTCCGGCATCATCGATTCCATTTCGCCGATGGATTTTTCCCTTTGATCCTATTTCCTGCCATTGGATTTTCCCCAGGGTTCTCGATTTCTGCAGGCGCGGAGAGATGAGGAAACGGACGGCGTTAGTTTGGGGAGTTGCGGTCCTGTGTTTCGTTGCACTAATGTCAATCACTCCTGCAATTCCTCAGTCTCAAGAGTACCACGATTTCGCTGATCAACGCACATATTTTGGTTGTGTTTTGGTTGATGGATTTTTTTTGCTTCTTCGTTGAATTAGGAATAGTTATTTGTCTTCTATATTCTATCTTCTGTTTAATGTTCGATCGTTGTTTGTGCTTAGCAACAACGTGTTTTGAGACGTCGAAGCTTAATTACTTGGATTAGTTGTGTATTAAATCTTCAAAATCTATTACTTCGGTGTAAGCAAATCGCTCGCACCGGCTGCTCCCCAGTTTGTGCTCTtgctctttttttctttttcgatgTGATAGCTGGTAGAGTTAGATTCCACTTTAAAACTTGGTTCTAGTTGTTTCTGATTCTGGAGAAGTCCCTTAATTTGCAGTGCCATACTGGAATTGATTTGGTTTTGTTTGTGTTAGAGTACATAGCCATTGTTTGTATGAATAGTATGAAATATATCAAAACCTTGGATGGGGTTGATGCTTAATTTGATTGTTTAGTTCGATTTTCAGGTATACCGAATACATTGAATGTGATTTCCAATTTCCCCTTCTTCGTTGTTGGTGTAATAGGCCTTGTACTATGCTATTATgggaattattttaagttaaggtaaTGTGAATGTTCTTGCTTTTCATCCCAAATTAGGCCGCATGTGATGATAATTTACATTGAGCTTTAGGGgtgataaaaatttgtgtgcgGATGGATGCATCAAAAGTTTGCAGGGTGAACTATGTGGTTGGACATTTTTTTTCATCGGTGTGGCAGCTGTTGCTTTTGGCTCAACTTACTATCACCTCAGGCCTGATGACTCTCGCCTAGTTTGGGACCGTTTACCTGTAAGTTTTTATGTGATGCCAACTGCATGACTTGTATTTGAGCGAATTGATTGTTTTTATGTTGCAAGTTTAGCCTTTGACACTTGAACTACAATTATCACAGATGACTGTGGCATTTACGTCCATTATTGCGATCTTTATTATTGAGAGAGTAGATGCACGCAAGGGAACTTTTTCCATTGTCCCTCTCATCTTGGCAGGTGTGGTCAGCATTTTGTATTGGAGGTAAGCATTGCCTCTCTTtactcaaaaataattttttttccctaCCTAGTAATCTGTTGAATGGCAGCAATTTCCTACTGTCCCGTGTCATTGCTTGTGAGACAATTGAAACGTCACACTCAAAGTttctaatatatataattttcatatgATGCATATGCTCAATCAATGTCACATGTTTGGTTGCCATAAGTTGCAAGTCAGAGCAATTAATGGGAGGAGGAATGTGAAGTAACATTAGTTTACATGTATCCGCTGTGGTTGAATGTGTTATACAGTggtaaaaaaattgatttttagtCTGCTATGCAGTTTAAACAAGCTTTCATTTATACTGTAATCAATAGCTAAGGCTTTTTATATAATGATCTAGGCCCGAGGATTGGCGAAGCCATGTTGCCTTTGCACACcctcaaattttgaaattttttggcTAACTACACATACGTTGATATTTCACAATTCAAAAAGTTTATTAAGGGTTCAATAGTGTAACTTTAACATAATGCCATGAACTTAAATATCTACGATAGCAATATTTCATTtgaaataatatcataatttcaaatttataaaaggaaaaatagcatatttctaataaaattatGACTTTATGCTATTAACAACATGTTAAAGTATTTTCCACCATTTTGAGAATGTGCATGTGTTATATTTAGTTGTAGAATTTGTTATTGATTTATTTATCAATATTATGCAATTTAGAAACAATGATTGAAGCTTTAACCTGCAAGAAGATTCATAAAAGTCAATTGCATTAACTaacagaaaaaatatttttgacacttTATAAAAGACAATATAAATCTTTTATGATATGTGTACACAACAAGAACTTTATAATATATTCTAATAATGAAcattttttgtatttaagaTTTGTAATAATTTCAAGTTTACCCCCTTTACCGTTAGGGTCCTGGTTCCACCACTTTGCCCAGTCCtttatgtaaataattttacatATAAAGTAAAGATAAAAATCTATCGTCAAGAAGGATTAGGTGTTGGAATGATCTAAAGCTTATCAAAGCTGGACACTGACACAATTTTTTTACACGATATCAGTGTTGCTGAATTTGAAGGTCTTAAATGGTTGTTGTGTCACTGAAGCAGAACTTTTACAGGTTGTTATGTTGTAGAGTTGACTTTTTCTAATATCTTAAGAGTCTCATTGGCGACAACTTTTTGTAGGTTTTTTGATGACCTCCGACCTTATGCTGTTGTACAGTTTGTGCCTTGCATTGCTATCCCACTGATGGCTATATTGATGCCTCCAATGTACACACATTCCACGTATTGGCTTGGGGCAGCAGGTTTCTATCATTAATTGCTACCTTGTGCTATAAGCTGTCTCATAAGATTACAAC
This window contains:
- the LOC142518251 gene encoding uncharacterized protein LOC142518251, producing MRKRTALVWGVAVLCFVALMSITPAIPQSQEYHDFADQRTYFGIPNTLNVISNFPFFVVGVIGLVLCYYGNYFKLSLQGELCGWTFFFIGVAAVAFGSTYYHLRPDDSRLVWDRLPMTVAFTSIIAIFIIERVDARKGTFSIVPLILAGVVSILYWRFFDDLRPYAVVQFVPCIAIPLMAILMPPMYTHSTYWLGAAVFYLLAKIEEAADKPIYNLTHHIVSGHTLKHLCAAMVPVFLTLMLAKREVTEERLSLLQLWRISWTKAKENGTNVETLSCTYSEVPMDESQ